A genomic segment from Ruegeria sp. TM1040 encodes:
- a CDS encoding fumarylacetoacetate hydrolase family protein, with amino-acid sequence MPAAQPDYVIAPPPQPALPIAESTALFPVRRVYCIGRNYAAHAVEMGHDPDREPPFFFQKTPDSLDASGRFPYPVMSEDVHHEAELLVALGKGGENISEDAALDHVWGYGLALDMTRRDLQGIAKKAGRPWEIGKSFEHAAPVAPLTPATTIGHPDAGVMTLTVNGTPRQQGDLNQMIWKIPEMIAHLSQYYRLAAGDVILTGTPAGVGPVLRGDQLELTFDGLTPLRVLVE; translated from the coding sequence ATGCCCGCCGCGCAGCCCGACTATGTGATTGCTCCGCCCCCACAGCCCGCCCTGCCAATTGCCGAGAGCACCGCCCTGTTTCCCGTGCGCAGGGTCTATTGCATCGGGCGCAATTATGCCGCGCACGCGGTCGAGATGGGACATGACCCGGATCGCGAGCCGCCGTTCTTTTTCCAGAAAACGCCCGACAGTCTCGATGCTTCGGGGCGCTTTCCCTACCCGGTGATGAGCGAAGACGTCCATCACGAAGCAGAGCTTTTGGTGGCGCTCGGCAAAGGCGGCGAGAATATCTCTGAGGATGCCGCGCTTGATCATGTCTGGGGCTATGGGCTGGCGCTTGATATGACCCGTCGCGATCTGCAGGGGATCGCCAAAAAAGCGGGCCGGCCTTGGGAAATTGGGAAATCCTTTGAACATGCGGCCCCGGTTGCGCCGTTAACGCCGGCCACGACGATCGGGCATCCCGACGCGGGTGTGATGACGCTCACCGTGAATGGAACGCCGCGCCAGCAGGGGGATCTCAATCAGATGATCTGGAAGATCCCCGAAATGATCGCGCATCTTTCGCAGTATTACAGGCTGGCGGCGGGGGATGTGATCCTCACGGGTACGCCTGCGGGTGTTGGCCCGGTTCTGCGCGGTGACCAGCTTGAGCTCACTTTCGACGGCCTGACCCCGCTTCGGGTTCTGGTGGAGTGA
- a CDS encoding alkaline phosphatase D family protein, with product MTVEFDAARLGPILYYRGLEGDALQLAAMVMLPIGERPETLRTDAGDHAPTLLREIGRSAVWRYDFGLTPSCGSYRLGDQSYDVQTDLHGDMRIAFASCNGEEKGDLDRDQEERNRMWAHMCAEHRRAPFALLLQGGDQIYADEATEGHPLSEDWPDKAGRPRNAEELKDLADHLRLRFAERYVQALFGEAPSWIMARVPTLAIWDDHDICDGWGSLYRSKTHSEVGQCLYAVAREMYLLFQHAAVEGDIPDLFMDETGTSLSWQRALPGVKLLAPDLRAERGRRQVLGAYGWSAVEAMKPGSEHTFVISSVPLLGPRLSLVEGLMLMIPTMQKYEDDLRDQWQSRAHRKEWIRMLKQVIAWREEAPVTILSGEIHLATRAEMGPDETRVHQLVASGIAHRAPPQSYARSLGTLAGLGDAPVSGHPIRIHPLPGQSQRYTAERNYLELRRTHGKWHAVWHLEESGDTVPMVLE from the coding sequence ATGACTGTTGAATTCGACGCGGCGCGCCTTGGTCCCATCCTGTACTACCGAGGTCTGGAGGGCGACGCGCTGCAGCTGGCGGCGATGGTCATGCTACCGATTGGAGAGCGCCCCGAAACTCTGCGTACGGATGCGGGGGACCACGCGCCGACGCTCTTGCGCGAGATTGGTCGCAGCGCGGTTTGGCGGTATGATTTCGGTCTGACGCCCAGCTGCGGCAGCTATCGCCTTGGGGATCAGAGCTACGACGTGCAGACTGATCTTCATGGCGATATGCGCATTGCCTTTGCGTCTTGTAATGGCGAGGAAAAAGGTGATCTCGACCGGGATCAGGAAGAGCGCAACCGCATGTGGGCGCATATGTGTGCCGAACACCGCCGTGCGCCTTTTGCGCTGTTGTTGCAAGGGGGCGACCAGATCTATGCGGATGAGGCGACAGAGGGCCATCCCCTGAGCGAAGACTGGCCGGACAAGGCCGGGCGTCCGCGCAACGCAGAAGAGCTGAAAGACCTGGCCGATCATCTCAGGCTGCGGTTTGCGGAGCGGTATGTGCAGGCGCTCTTTGGCGAGGCGCCAAGCTGGATCATGGCGCGGGTGCCGACACTGGCGATCTGGGACGATCATGACATCTGCGATGGCTGGGGTTCACTCTACCGCAGCAAGACCCACTCCGAGGTGGGGCAGTGTCTCTATGCCGTGGCGCGTGAAATGTATCTCTTGTTTCAGCACGCCGCCGTGGAAGGCGACATTCCGGATCTCTTTATGGACGAGACGGGCACCTCGCTGTCATGGCAGCGCGCCTTGCCGGGGGTGAAGCTGCTGGCGCCGGATCTGCGCGCCGAGCGCGGCCGCCGTCAGGTTCTGGGCGCCTACGGGTGGTCTGCGGTCGAGGCGATGAAGCCGGGATCGGAACATACTTTTGTGATTTCCAGCGTACCGCTCCTGGGGCCGCGGTTGTCATTGGTGGAGGGGCTCATGCTGATGATCCCGACCATGCAGAAATACGAGGACGATCTGCGCGATCAGTGGCAAAGCCGCGCGCACCGCAAGGAATGGATACGCATGCTCAAGCAGGTCATTGCATGGCGCGAGGAGGCGCCGGTGACGATCCTGTCTGGCGAGATCCACCTCGCCACGCGCGCCGAAATGGGTCCTGACGAGACGCGCGTGCATCAGCTTGTGGCCTCGGGCATTGCCCACCGTGCGCCGCCGCAGAGCTATGCCCGAAGTCTGGGCACTTTGGCGGGACTCGGTGATGCGCCTGTGAGCGGGCATCCGATCCGTATTCATCCGCTTCCGGGTCAAAGCCAACGCTATACGGCGGAGCGCAACTATCTTGAGCTCAGGCGCACGCATGGAAAATGGCACGCGGTCTGGCACCTCGAAGAGAGCGGGGACACAGTCCCGATGGTTCTGGAGTAA
- a CDS encoding BCCT family transporter produces the protein MPLKPPLTELEIKTADSGFYKGFTKDVTITAKILVAALILWAVAFPNQAASVLSHLNGVILASFNYWYIYVVAFFVVVSLGLAIWPASGRLRLGAEHEKPEFSAFSWFSMMFGAGMGIGVLTYATGEPIYHFQNNPDVIQGFVEGASAETVRSAYKWSFLHWGLSPWGAYALTGLALAFFAYRRGLPLTIRSALTPLFGDRLSGFAGHAVDVVAVIATVLGVAQTLGFGVEQFVAGLSRIGFGDWLLVTTDEGTQKASVVAIVLSLVIIMGASTLSALSGVGKGIKWLSNINMGLSVFLLSFFLIFGSTVFGLTALVTGIYDYLLAFPAMLFTVWSDKGTETSSALESWQGGWTIFYWAWWIAFAPFVGLFLARISRGRTIREYVFGAMLVPSVMCFVWFALIGGTAIDLELSGIAEGAILGTGLSDQLYATLAVLLSDGLAWVFSVVVAVLLMTYLVTSADSAVLIINTINAAGDEGPKARPHIIFWGVALALVVGALLIIGGLGAIQTAMIIGALPFSVVMALMGVALIKAIILDGLRGRAGLPVTADQLAGE, from the coding sequence ATGCCGCTTAAACCGCCTTTGACGGAGCTTGAGATCAAGACTGCCGACAGCGGATTCTACAAAGGGTTTACCAAGGATGTGACAATCACTGCCAAGATCCTTGTTGCCGCCCTGATCCTCTGGGCCGTGGCCTTTCCAAATCAGGCGGCCAGCGTGCTGTCGCACCTAAACGGGGTCATTCTGGCCAGCTTCAACTACTGGTACATCTACGTGGTCGCCTTTTTTGTGGTGGTGAGCCTGGGGCTTGCGATCTGGCCTGCATCCGGACGTCTGCGGCTCGGAGCGGAGCATGAAAAGCCAGAGTTCTCGGCCTTCTCCTGGTTCTCCATGATGTTCGGCGCTGGCATGGGAATTGGTGTTCTGACCTATGCCACCGGTGAGCCGATCTATCACTTCCAGAACAACCCGGATGTCATCCAGGGTTTTGTCGAAGGGGCCAGCGCCGAGACGGTGCGCTCTGCCTACAAGTGGTCCTTTTTGCATTGGGGTCTGTCTCCATGGGGGGCCTATGCGTTGACCGGGCTTGCGCTCGCGTTCTTCGCTTACCGCCGCGGGCTCCCGCTGACCATTCGGTCGGCGCTGACGCCTCTGTTCGGCGATCGGCTGTCGGGTTTTGCGGGTCATGCCGTCGATGTGGTGGCCGTCATCGCGACCGTGCTGGGGGTGGCGCAAACGCTCGGCTTTGGGGTCGAGCAATTCGTCGCGGGGCTGAGCCGCATCGGCTTTGGCGACTGGCTTCTTGTCACAACCGATGAAGGAACCCAAAAGGCGTCTGTGGTGGCGATCGTGCTGTCGCTGGTGATCATCATGGGGGCTTCGACGCTGTCGGCCCTGTCGGGTGTCGGCAAGGGGATCAAATGGCTCTCCAACATCAACATGGGGTTGAGCGTGTTCTTGCTGTCGTTTTTCCTGATCTTTGGCTCCACGGTTTTTGGCCTCACGGCGCTGGTGACAGGGATCTATGACTATCTCCTGGCTTTTCCCGCGATGCTGTTCACCGTCTGGAGCGACAAAGGCACCGAGACCAGCAGCGCACTTGAGAGCTGGCAGGGTGGTTGGACCATTTTCTACTGGGCTTGGTGGATTGCGTTTGCTCCCTTCGTCGGTTTGTTCCTCGCCCGGATCTCTCGAGGTCGGACGATCCGCGAATATGTCTTTGGCGCGATGCTGGTACCATCCGTCATGTGTTTTGTCTGGTTCGCCCTGATTGGCGGCACCGCCATCGATCTGGAACTGTCGGGCATCGCAGAGGGTGCAATCCTTGGAACGGGGCTGTCAGACCAGCTCTATGCAACCCTCGCAGTTCTCCTCAGCGATGGTCTGGCCTGGGTGTTCTCGGTGGTCGTCGCGGTTCTGTTGATGACCTACCTTGTCACCTCGGCGGATTCGGCGGTGTTGATCATCAACACCATCAACGCCGCAGGTGACGAGGGACCAAAGGCACGTCCTCATATCATCTTCTGGGGCGTCGCCTTGGCGTTGGTTGTCGGAGCTTTGCTGATCATTGGTGGTCTCGGTGCGATCCAGACCGCGATGATTATCGGCGCGCTGCCCTTCTCGGTGGTGATGGCGTTGATGGGCGTTGCCTTGATCAAGGCCATCATCCTCGACGGGCTTCGGGGCCGCGCGGGACTGCCAGTTACGGCAGATCAGCTCGCGGGCGAGTAG
- a CDS encoding L-iditol 2-dehydrogenase: MRLEGKTALITGAARGIGRSFAEAYIREGARVAVADIDTERARQTALELGDQAVAIELDVTCQESIERAVEQTVEALGCIDILVNNAAIFTAAPITEIHRDDFERVFDINVAGTLFTMQAVAKHMISRGAGGKIINMASQAGRRGEALVAVYCASKAAIISLTQSAGLNLIQHGINVNAIAPGVVDGEHWDGVDAFFAKYENKAPGEKKREVGDAVPFGRMGTADDLTGMAIFLASAEADYVVSQTYNVDGGNWMS; this comes from the coding sequence ATGAGACTTGAAGGAAAAACCGCCCTGATCACCGGCGCAGCCCGTGGCATCGGGCGCAGCTTTGCCGAGGCCTACATTCGCGAAGGTGCCCGCGTCGCGGTCGCTGATATCGACACTGAACGCGCGCGCCAGACGGCACTCGAGCTCGGCGACCAAGCGGTTGCGATAGAACTGGACGTGACCTGCCAAGAGAGCATCGAGCGCGCGGTCGAGCAAACCGTCGAGGCCTTGGGGTGCATTGATATTCTCGTCAACAACGCCGCGATTTTCACCGCCGCACCCATCACGGAAATCCACCGCGACGATTTTGAACGCGTATTCGACATCAATGTTGCCGGGACGCTGTTCACCATGCAGGCGGTTGCGAAACACATGATTTCGCGTGGTGCCGGTGGCAAGATCATCAATATGGCCAGTCAAGCCGGACGACGCGGCGAGGCTCTGGTCGCTGTATACTGCGCCTCCAAGGCGGCGATCATCAGTCTGACGCAGTCAGCGGGGCTGAACCTCATTCAGCACGGGATCAATGTGAATGCCATCGCCCCCGGTGTGGTGGATGGCGAGCACTGGGATGGCGTAGATGCCTTTTTTGCAAAATATGAAAACAAAGCCCCCGGCGAAAAAAAACGCGAAGTGGGCGACGCCGTGCCCTTTGGGCGCATGGGAACCGCAGATGATCTGACCGGTATGGCGATCTTTCTCGCCAGCGCTGAGGCCGACTATGTGGTGTCGCAGACCTATAACGTCGACGGCGGAAACTGGATGAGCTGA
- a CDS encoding carbohydrate ABC transporter permease has protein sequence MARSVTQHRKAINTIAAWSVGLLIFFPILWTILTSFKTEAQAINDPPLFLAFDWTLENYAVVQERSNYLRFLWNSIAIAGGSTLLGILIAVPAAWSMAFVPSKRTKDILLWMLSTKMLPAVGVLYPIYLIFIRLGLLDSRTGLIVVLMLCNLPIIIWMLYTYFKEIPGEILEAARMDGATLKEEILYVLTPMAIPGIASTVLLNIILAWNEAFWTLNLTAAKAAPLTAFIASYSSPEGLFYAKLSAASTMAIAPILILGWFSQKQLVRGLTFGAVK, from the coding sequence ATGGCACGTTCCGTGACCCAACACCGAAAAGCGATCAATACCATCGCCGCCTGGTCGGTTGGCCTGTTGATCTTCTTCCCGATCCTCTGGACGATCCTGACCTCCTTCAAGACCGAGGCGCAGGCAATCAACGACCCGCCGCTGTTCCTCGCATTTGACTGGACGCTGGAAAACTACGCCGTCGTACAGGAGCGCTCCAACTACCTGCGTTTCTTGTGGAACTCCATCGCGATTGCCGGGGGCTCAACCCTGCTTGGCATCCTAATCGCGGTGCCCGCAGCCTGGTCGATGGCCTTTGTGCCCTCCAAGCGCACCAAGGATATCCTGTTGTGGATGCTCTCAACAAAAATGCTGCCCGCCGTAGGCGTGCTGTACCCGATCTATCTGATCTTTATCCGCCTCGGACTGCTCGACAGTCGTACGGGTCTGATTGTGGTGCTGATGCTGTGCAATCTGCCGATCATCATCTGGATGCTCTATACCTACTTCAAGGAAATCCCCGGCGAAATTCTCGAGGCAGCGCGGATGGATGGCGCCACCCTGAAAGAAGAAATTCTTTATGTTCTGACACCTATGGCCATTCCAGGCATCGCATCAACCGTGCTGCTCAACATCATCCTCGCCTGGAACGAGGCCTTCTGGACCCTGAACCTGACGGCCGCCAAAGCGGCTCCGCTCACGGCCTTTATCGCCAGCTACTCCAGTCCCGAAGGGCTGTTTTACGCAAAACTCAGCGCGGCCTCCACCATGGCCATCGCGCCGATCCTGATCCTTGGCTGGTTCAGCCAGAAACAACTTGTGCGCGGCCTGACCTTTGGCGCTGTGAAATAA
- a CDS encoding mannitol dehydrogenase family protein encodes MTSLRLSNDTLSDLPKHITRPTYDRAALTAGILHIGLGNFHRAHQSWYLHRLMQQGEAQDWAIIGAGVRDYDAAMRARLKAQDCLTTLIALSPDTTSAEVVGSMIDYLPIEADNGALIAAMARPEIRIVSMTVTEGGYYRDPVSGAFDDTHPDILHDIANPSTPRTVFGAIIAALALRRTAGVGPFSVQSCDNLQGNGDVTRQTVLGLARRSDPELASWIAAQCTFPNSMVDCIVPATGPAEIALAAEMGVADQAPVTHEPYRQWVIEDNFCAGRPDWDKVGATFTNQVHAYETMKIRILNAGHQVIANAGELLSCETIADCMQDPDIRSMFEKVETQEIAPYVSPVPGITADAYVALIADRFSNPAIHDTTRRVAFDGSSRHAGFILPILRDALAARGPVDGLALVEALWARMCAGLREDGTEIEANDPNWPQLQQAAQAARTAPEVWLAQSEYYGDLAQETHFADRFCHWHALIWSKGTREALRSYTTQI; translated from the coding sequence ATGACCTCGCTGCGCCTTTCAAACGACACTCTCTCGGATTTGCCCAAACATATCACGCGCCCGACCTATGATCGCGCGGCGCTGACGGCGGGCATCCTTCACATCGGGCTTGGCAATTTTCACCGTGCCCATCAAAGCTGGTACTTGCACAGACTGATGCAGCAGGGCGAGGCCCAGGATTGGGCCATCATCGGCGCTGGCGTGCGCGACTATGACGCCGCGATGCGCGCGCGCCTCAAGGCGCAGGACTGTCTCACCACCCTGATCGCTCTCTCCCCTGACACCACGTCCGCCGAGGTGGTTGGCTCTATGATCGACTACCTGCCGATCGAGGCTGACAATGGCGCGCTGATTGCGGCCATGGCCCGCCCCGAGATCCGCATTGTCTCCATGACGGTGACCGAAGGCGGGTATTACCGGGATCCGGTCTCGGGCGCGTTTGATGACACACATCCGGATATCCTGCACGATATTGCCAATCCAAGCACCCCGCGCACCGTGTTCGGCGCGATCATTGCGGCCCTTGCGCTGCGCCGCACCGCCGGTGTTGGGCCGTTCTCTGTACAAAGTTGCGACAACCTGCAGGGCAATGGCGATGTCACCCGCCAGACCGTGCTTGGCCTGGCCCGTCGCAGCGATCCAGAGCTCGCAAGCTGGATTGCGGCGCAATGCACGTTTCCCAATTCCATGGTCGATTGCATTGTCCCCGCAACCGGCCCGGCAGAGATAGCGCTTGCTGCGGAAATGGGCGTCGCCGATCAGGCCCCCGTCACCCATGAGCCCTATCGCCAATGGGTGATCGAGGACAATTTCTGCGCCGGGCGTCCGGATTGGGACAAGGTCGGGGCGACCTTCACCAATCAGGTCCACGCCTATGAGACGATGAAGATCCGTATCCTGAACGCCGGGCACCAGGTCATCGCCAATGCGGGCGAGCTATTGTCCTGTGAGACGATCGCGGACTGCATGCAGGATCCCGACATTCGGTCCATGTTCGAGAAGGTGGAGACCCAAGAGATCGCGCCCTATGTATCGCCGGTGCCTGGCATCACAGCGGACGCTTATGTGGCGTTGATTGCGGACCGGTTCTCGAACCCAGCCATCCACGACACCACCCGGCGGGTGGCGTTCGACGGCTCTTCACGGCACGCGGGCTTTATCCTGCCGATCCTGCGTGACGCGCTGGCTGCGCGGGGTCCGGTCGATGGTCTCGCTCTGGTCGAGGCCCTCTGGGCGCGGATGTGCGCTGGGCTGCGCGAAGACGGAACCGAGATCGAAGCCAATGACCCCAACTGGCCGCAGTTGCAACAAGCGGCGCAGGCCGCAAGGACCGCCCCCGAGGTCTGGCTGGCGCAGTCCGAATATTACGGAGATCTCGCTCAGGAGACGCACTTTGCGGACCGGTTCTGCCACTGGCATGCACTGATCTGGAGCAAAGGAACACGCGAGGCGCTCCGTTCCTACACGACTCAGATTTGA
- a CDS encoding HAD-IIB family hydrolase, protein MPRLLVFSDLDGTLLDHTTYSHAAAQPALSALRSRDAVLILASSKTAVEMLPLHQELGLGDAPMIVENGSACQRPTEIDSDPATYNKLRRLLTRLEMPFEGFGDMSTQKVAALTGLSDEGAVRAKTRQFSEPGIWHGTPAQKDAFLAALAREGVTARQGGRFLTLSYGATKAQQMQKIRQQHAPCFTVALGDAPNDAEMIATADIGVIVRNDHGPDMPAIPPEHRIMHTQQEGPKGWNAAMLQILSEWDHDHKGAAAHG, encoded by the coding sequence ATGCCCCGGCTGCTTGTTTTTAGTGATCTTGATGGCACCTTGCTGGATCACACGACCTACAGCCATGCCGCCGCTCAACCGGCCTTGTCCGCGCTGCGCAGCCGCGATGCAGTGTTGATCCTGGCAAGCTCCAAGACCGCGGTCGAAATGCTGCCGCTGCATCAGGAACTCGGGCTGGGAGACGCCCCAATGATCGTCGAGAACGGATCCGCCTGTCAGCGCCCGACAGAGATCGACAGTGACCCGGCCACCTACAACAAACTGCGCAGGCTTCTCACGCGGCTCGAGATGCCCTTTGAAGGCTTTGGCGATATGTCCACGCAAAAGGTTGCCGCCCTCACGGGCCTCAGCGATGAGGGCGCAGTGCGCGCCAAGACGCGCCAGTTCAGCGAACCCGGCATCTGGCATGGCACCCCTGCTCAGAAAGACGCGTTCCTTGCCGCACTGGCCCGCGAAGGGGTCACCGCGCGCCAAGGGGGGCGGTTCCTCACGCTCTCTTATGGCGCCACCAAGGCACAGCAGATGCAAAAGATCCGCCAGCAACACGCCCCCTGCTTCACCGTCGCCCTTGGCGATGCCCCCAATGACGCGGAAATGATCGCCACCGCCGATATTGGCGTCATTGTACGCAACGATCATGGTCCGGATATGCCCGCGATCCCGCCTGAGCACCGGATCATGCACACGCAACAGGAGGGTCCAAAAGGCTGGAACGCGGCCATGCTGCAGATCCTCAGCGAATGGGACCACGACCACAAAGGAGCCGCAGCGCATGGCTGA
- a CDS encoding YjhX family toxin, with product MNISKNEQRVLHVLAQGGRILYERAPNGRVTEVTCYTREGLILANCKLDVFNKLRRKRLVESKSSRPYQISEKGRRSVRAQLDNR from the coding sequence ATGAACATTTCCAAGAACGAACAACGCGTGTTGCACGTGTTGGCGCAGGGTGGGCGCATCCTGTACGAGCGTGCGCCCAATGGTCGGGTCACCGAAGTGACATGCTACACGCGTGAGGGTCTGATCTTGGCCAATTGCAAGCTTGATGTTTTCAACAAGCTGAGGCGAAAGCGGCTTGTCGAAAGCAAATCCTCAAGACCTTACCAGATATCTGAAAAGGGGCGGCGTTCGGTACGTGCGCAATTGGACAACCGATGA
- a CDS encoding glycosyl transferase: MADFHQNGNIAQFHNLRSRPVEELEYELTTFAQTRKISLILPCLYSELEGPALRPILDELARVPYLHHIVIGLDRASEAEYRHARTYFASLPQSHRVLWNDSPRMKQLGARLAAQGLAPPEPGKGKNVWSCIGYLLAQAESSVVAIHDCDISTYSKEMLARLVYPVAHPAFSYQLSKGFYARVGGGKLNGRVSRLLVSPLLIALKRTIGDRDYIDYLRSFRYPLSGEMALRAPLLPDLRIPSDWGLEIGVLSEAWRNLGRKAVCQVEIADNYDHKHQSLSPEDASAGLNRMSTDICKAIFRKLAADGTVFTPNVFRTLKATYYRSALDLLEAYAHDAMMNGLALDRHGEEKMVEMFANNIMAAGQVFLENPHETPFIPNWNRIHSANPTFLQDLKAAALADEAEYSPSP, translated from the coding sequence ATGGCTGACTTCCACCAGAATGGCAATATCGCCCAATTCCACAACCTGCGCAGCCGCCCGGTCGAGGAGCTGGAGTATGAGCTCACTACCTTTGCCCAGACCCGCAAGATCTCCTTGATCCTACCCTGCCTCTATTCCGAACTCGAAGGCCCGGCCCTGCGCCCGATCCTCGACGAACTCGCCCGTGTTCCCTACCTCCATCACATCGTAATCGGCTTGGATCGCGCCAGCGAGGCCGAATACCGCCACGCCCGTACCTATTTTGCCTCCCTGCCCCAAAGCCACCGCGTCCTGTGGAATGACAGCCCCCGCATGAAGCAGCTGGGCGCGCGTCTGGCTGCACAGGGGCTCGCGCCGCCCGAGCCGGGCAAGGGCAAGAATGTCTGGTCCTGCATCGGCTATCTTCTGGCCCAGGCCGAAAGCTCGGTGGTCGCGATCCACGATTGCGACATCAGCACCTACTCCAAGGAGATGCTGGCACGGCTGGTTTATCCCGTGGCGCATCCCGCCTTCTCCTATCAGCTCTCAAAAGGGTTTTATGCGCGGGTGGGCGGCGGCAAACTCAATGGTCGTGTCTCGCGCCTGCTGGTCTCGCCGCTGTTGATCGCGCTGAAGCGCACCATCGGAGATCGCGACTATATCGACTACCTGCGCAGCTTTCGCTACCCGCTCTCGGGGGAGATGGCCCTGCGCGCACCACTTTTGCCGGACCTGCGCATCCCGTCCGATTGGGGGCTGGAGATCGGCGTTCTGTCCGAAGCCTGGCGCAATCTTGGCCGCAAAGCCGTTTGTCAGGTGGAGATCGCCGACAACTACGACCACAAACACCAGTCCCTCAGCCCCGAAGATGCCTCTGCGGGGCTCAACCGCATGTCAACAGACATCTGCAAGGCGATCTTTCGCAAGCTCGCCGCCGACGGCACGGTCTTCACCCCCAATGTCTTTCGCACCCTCAAGGCCACCTATTATCGCTCGGCCCTTGATCTGCTGGAAGCCTATGCCCACGACGCCATGATGAATGGCCTCGCTCTGGATCGCCACGGCGAAGAAAAAATGGTCGAAATGTTTGCAAACAACATCATGGCCGCCGGGCAGGTGTTTCTGGAAAACCCCCATGAAACCCCTTTCATTCCAAACTGGAACCGCATCCACTCGGCAAATCCGACCTTTCTGCAGGATCTCAAGGCTGCAGCGCTTGCGGATGAGGCCGAATACAGCCCAAGTCCCTGA
- a CDS encoding ABC transporter ATP-binding protein translates to MGRITLDKVTKSFGATEVIPPLDLTIEDGEFTVFVGPSGCGKSTLLRLIAGLEDVTSGQIRIDGQDATMTPPAKRGLAMVFQSYALYPHMSVRKNIAFPMKMAGIDDAEQTRRIDAAAKALNLTDYLDRKPGQLSGGQRQRVAIGRAIVREPAAFLFDEPLSNLDAALRVGMRMEISELHKKLATTMIYVTHDQVEAMTMADKIVVLRAGHIEQVGSPLELYHSPRNLFVAGFIGSPKMNFIEGDEAAKYDAHTIGVRPEHIDIGESGGMWSGVVGVSEHLGSDTFFHIHDTGLAETITVRADGEVGFRHGDRVSLTPRTDVMHRFDAQGLRIP, encoded by the coding sequence ATGGGACGTATTACACTCGACAAAGTCACCAAAAGCTTTGGGGCGACAGAAGTTATCCCGCCACTGGACCTGACGATTGAGGACGGTGAATTCACAGTCTTCGTCGGCCCTTCGGGCTGCGGAAAATCCACCCTCCTGCGCCTCATTGCAGGGCTTGAGGACGTGACCTCTGGTCAGATCCGCATTGACGGTCAAGATGCAACCATGACGCCGCCTGCCAAACGCGGCCTTGCCATGGTGTTTCAATCCTACGCGCTCTATCCGCATATGTCGGTGCGCAAAAACATCGCCTTTCCGATGAAAATGGCAGGCATCGACGACGCCGAGCAAACGCGCCGCATCGATGCCGCTGCAAAGGCGCTCAATCTGACCGACTATCTGGATCGCAAGCCCGGCCAGCTCTCTGGCGGACAGCGTCAGCGGGTTGCCATTGGTCGTGCCATCGTGCGGGAACCTGCAGCGTTCCTCTTTGATGAGCCGCTCTCCAATCTCGATGCCGCCCTGCGGGTCGGAATGCGGATGGAGATCTCAGAACTTCACAAGAAACTCGCAACCACAATGATTTACGTCACGCATGACCAAGTCGAAGCCATGACGATGGCTGACAAGATCGTGGTGCTGCGCGCGGGTCACATCGAGCAGGTCGGCAGCCCGCTAGAGCTTTATCACAGCCCCCGCAACCTCTTTGTGGCAGGTTTCATCGGCTCGCCCAAGATGAACTTTATCGAAGGCGACGAGGCCGCAAAATACGACGCGCACACCATTGGCGTGCGTCCCGAGCATATCGACATCGGCGAGAGCGGCGGCATGTGGTCGGGCGTGGTCGGGGTCTCCGAACACCTGGGGTCGGATACCTTCTTTCACATCCACGACACGGGTCTCGCCGAGACCATCACCGTGCGTGCCGACGGCGAGGTTGGCTTTCGCCACGGCGATCGGGTCAGCCTGACGCCACGTACGGATGTGATGCATCGCTTTGACGCCCAAGGCCTGAGGATCCCCTAA